Proteins from a genomic interval of Bacteroidia bacterium:
- a CDS encoding adenylate/guanylate cyclase domain-containing protein: protein MSYTRKLASIMFTDIVGYTKLMQTSESAAIKLRNRHREVFDSFHESYRGRIIQYYGDGTLSIFESAVDAVRCAIEIQRKLRKEPEVPLRIGIHLGDILLSDTDIIGNSVNLAARVESLGVAGAVLVSNKVMEEIKNQDDIPCQLMGNYHFKNDSHPRNIYAISASGLLLPSTDQLSGKLEASSQKKEIESLAVLPFDNFTGEKDQDYLVGGIHDNLITALSQISSLRVISKTSTLRYKNSNKSIPDIAKELNVDAIVEASVSKIKDKIQLNVQLIRAFPEENHIWADIFDRSLDSIYSLLNEITKTISEKINLVLTPKEAESLSHSPKVDPQAYQTYLRGMFHWEKLSAKDFEIAKEYFEKAIAIDPSFAPPYAAIAHTLIGQVQMGLIAPPEAMPKIYQYNMKALRLNFNFSESHYMNAILSYVVEWDWEKSEAEFIKSLDGNPNHSLSHAYYGHLLMILNRFEEAISEVNISLKLDPNNPLVQSLAGVVFFHSGDTQRAFSLVNKSHQIDPNNILNYRFLESCYVEFEEYDNAFEMQKKINYSDPQACQALDEGYANKDYSQAMLALAQSREELSKKQFVQPVWVALAYLKAGLNEKVIQWLEQAFQMHDQDLPYVFIAKEFAPFMQDQRFIQIAKKMNLPIGNISLKK from the coding sequence ATGTCCTACACCAGAAAACTTGCCTCAATAATGTTTACAGATATTGTTGGTTATACCAAGTTAATGCAAACCAGCGAATCAGCAGCGATCAAACTCAGGAATCGACATAGAGAAGTGTTTGATTCCTTTCATGAATCTTATCGGGGTAGGATAATCCAATATTATGGAGATGGCACATTAAGTATTTTTGAGAGTGCAGTAGATGCTGTTCGTTGTGCTATTGAAATTCAGCGGAAGTTGCGAAAAGAGCCAGAAGTTCCGCTCAGGATCGGCATTCATCTCGGAGATATTTTGCTCAGCGATACGGATATTATTGGAAATAGCGTAAACTTAGCTGCTAGGGTAGAATCCTTGGGGGTTGCCGGAGCCGTTTTGGTTTCCAATAAAGTAATGGAAGAAATCAAAAACCAAGACGACATTCCCTGTCAGCTTATGGGAAACTATCATTTTAAAAATGATTCACATCCCCGAAATATCTATGCTATATCTGCATCCGGATTGCTCCTTCCTTCAACGGATCAGCTTTCAGGTAAACTGGAAGCCTCATCACAAAAGAAGGAGATTGAATCTTTAGCGGTCTTGCCATTTGACAATTTCACTGGAGAAAAGGATCAGGACTATTTAGTAGGAGGTATACATGATAACCTTATTACCGCATTATCTCAAATCAGTTCATTGCGCGTCATTTCCAAAACCTCGACACTACGCTATAAAAATTCGAATAAATCCATCCCAGATATTGCAAAAGAACTAAATGTGGATGCAATTGTAGAAGCCTCGGTTTCAAAAATCAAAGACAAAATACAACTCAATGTTCAGTTGATCCGGGCTTTCCCAGAGGAAAATCATATATGGGCAGACATTTTTGATCGGTCTTTAGATAGTATTTATTCTCTATTGAATGAAATTACCAAAACCATCTCAGAGAAGATCAATTTGGTACTTACGCCTAAAGAAGCAGAAAGTTTGTCTCACTCTCCCAAGGTAGATCCACAAGCATACCAGACTTATCTGAGGGGCATGTTTCACTGGGAAAAACTATCAGCTAAAGACTTTGAGATTGCTAAAGAATATTTTGAAAAGGCGATTGCTATAGACCCCTCCTTTGCGCCCCCTTATGCTGCAATCGCTCATACTCTGATCGGGCAAGTGCAGATGGGCCTGATCGCTCCTCCTGAAGCTATGCCCAAAATCTATCAATACAACATGAAGGCTTTGAGGCTTAATTTCAACTTTTCCGAATCCCATTATATGAATGCCATTTTGAGTTATGTGGTAGAATGGGATTGGGAAAAAAGTGAAGCTGAGTTCATCAAATCTTTGGATGGAAATCCTAACCATTCACTTTCTCATGCTTATTATGGTCATTTACTTATGATTTTGAACCGCTTTGAGGAAGCGATCAGTGAGGTGAATATTTCTCTGAAATTAGACCCCAATAATCCATTGGTTCAATCATTGGCAGGGGTGGTATTTTTTCATTCTGGTGACACCCAACGGGCATTTAGCTTAGTCAATAAATCTCATCAGATTGATCCCAATAACATCCTGAATTATAGGTTCCTTGAAAGCTGTTATGTAGAGTTCGAAGAGTATGACAATGCCTTCGAAATGCAGAAAAAAATCAATTATTCGGATCCGCAGGCTTGCCAGGCATTGGATGAAGGGTATGCAAATAAAGACTATTCCCAAGCGATGCTTGCGCTCGCTCAATCCAGAGAAGAACTTAGCAAAAAGCAATTTGTACAACCCGTGTGGGTAGCCTTGGCTTACCTTAAAGCAGGCTTAAATGAGAAAGTTATTCAATGGCTTGAGCAAGCGTTTCAAATGCATGATCAGGATCTGCCATATGTATTTATTGCTAAGGAGTTTGCTCCTTTTATGCAAGATCAACGCTTTATTCAAATCGCAAAAAAAATGAATCTGCCTATTGGAAATATTTCACTCAAAAAATAA
- a CDS encoding DUF4440 domain-containing protein: MKEILLVFILTISLISCTENKKNEPEVFDKQAESAKILKSIENWNSGWETKNVELAIKDYSEKTDWTNAFGARVQSKEELQELLEEIFAMDFVMEGKDSYKNEAVEFLSNEIALLRSINIRTGQKWSDGSLMEDRHIHHLRVFQKIGNEWQIISHMINQANEKD; the protein is encoded by the coding sequence ATGAAAGAAATATTACTAGTCTTTATCCTAACAATATCATTGATTTCTTGTACGGAGAATAAGAAAAACGAGCCAGAGGTGTTTGACAAACAAGCTGAGTCAGCAAAAATTCTGAAATCGATTGAAAATTGGAATTCTGGATGGGAAACAAAAAATGTTGAACTGGCGATAAAGGATTATTCGGAAAAGACAGATTGGACAAATGCCTTCGGTGCTAGAGTTCAATCAAAAGAAGAATTACAAGAACTTCTGGAAGAAATATTCGCTATGGATTTTGTTATGGAAGGAAAAGATAGTTACAAAAACGAAGCTGTTGAATTTCTTAGTAATGAAATTGCGCTGCTACGCTCAATAAATATAAGAACGGGACAAAAATGGAGTGATGGAAGCTTAATGGAAGACAGACACATACATCACCTAAGAGTATTTCAAAAAATAGGAAACGAATGGCAAATAATAAGCCATATGATTAATCAAGCTAATGAAAAAGATTAA
- a CDS encoding aspartyl protease family protein, with translation MKSIFAFYASLLFLISPKLYAQELLAVSPSPPDTISFRLTSYNNIVLEAVLNELDSLDLMFHTAANDMTLIEAVRDRLKSVTYGNPDSVNSWGGKGTSRRSSGNDLKIGNQNWEDVLIWENKHSGQETDGKIGLDFFKGQILEINYEQNYLVVHPEMPELDKGFEELALEINSGMRFLKGSMQLGEESFGNSFLIHSGYAGSLLLDDAFAQKNKLDSRLEIIDEKILKDSYGNELKTLKALMPAFEMGSIHFDQVPVGFFSGALGRQKISVMGGDLLKRFNWIFDLKEERLFVKPNANIKLAYRE, from the coding sequence ATGAAGTCTATTTTTGCATTTTATGCTTCCCTCCTCTTCCTGATTTCTCCAAAATTGTATGCTCAAGAGCTTTTAGCTGTTTCTCCTTCACCTCCAGATACGATATCTTTTCGTCTGACCTCCTACAACAATATTGTATTGGAAGCGGTCCTCAATGAGCTAGATAGCCTCGATCTTATGTTTCATACGGCTGCCAATGATATGACCTTGATTGAAGCGGTCAGGGATCGACTAAAAAGTGTCACATATGGCAATCCGGATAGTGTGAATAGCTGGGGCGGAAAAGGGACTAGCAGAAGAAGTTCAGGAAACGATTTGAAAATAGGCAATCAAAACTGGGAAGATGTATTGATTTGGGAGAATAAACATTCCGGCCAGGAAACGGATGGGAAGATCGGACTGGATTTTTTCAAAGGACAAATTCTGGAAATCAATTATGAGCAGAACTATCTGGTGGTTCATCCGGAAATGCCGGAATTGGATAAAGGCTTTGAAGAATTAGCGCTAGAGATCAATTCGGGAATGAGGTTTTTGAAAGGGAGCATGCAATTGGGGGAAGAAAGCTTTGGGAATTCTTTTCTGATCCATTCCGGCTATGCGGGTTCCCTCCTACTCGATGATGCCTTCGCTCAGAAAAACAAATTGGATAGCCGTCTGGAGATCATCGATGAGAAAATCCTCAAAGACTCCTATGGCAATGAGCTCAAGACCCTCAAGGCACTCATGCCTGCTTTTGAAATGGGGAGCATTCATTTTGATCAGGTCCCGGTCGGTTTTTTCTCCGGAGCATTGGGCAGGCAGAAAATCAGCGTCATGGGAGGGGATTTACTCAAGCGCTTCAATTGGATATTTGACCTCAAAGAAGAGCGACTTTTTGTAAAACCCAATGCGAATATAAAATTGGCGTATCGGGAGTGA
- a CDS encoding AraC family transcriptional regulator, producing the protein MRIEAENIVKNIGSSLSVGKYGISDLAKIRGLHWHPEFELIYISGGSGKRFINGHVSHYEQGDLVFLGPNIPHAGFKDCVLQGYFQVVVQFGNLFGGEFLENVELSPLRRLLKNAKGGIVFSDKVKKELAEPFKNLISLSNFERFFSFLHILKVLSKDEYTSLNYNQTHIIKEPRERIRFEKILSYIKTHHNGRPQLDELAQLVNMHPSSLCRFLKLNSSKTFIELVNDFRIQKSCTLLIESDLTITQIAFESGFRTLSFYNKKFNELMKMSPSQYRKLYHV; encoded by the coding sequence TTGAGAATTGAGGCAGAAAATATTGTTAAAAATATTGGTAGCTCCCTATCCGTTGGGAAATACGGAATTTCGGATTTAGCCAAAATTAGGGGATTGCATTGGCATCCTGAATTTGAATTGATCTATATATCAGGCGGTTCTGGGAAAAGGTTTATCAACGGACATGTAAGTCATTACGAGCAAGGGGACTTAGTTTTCCTTGGGCCAAACATTCCACATGCTGGCTTCAAAGATTGTGTTCTACAAGGCTATTTTCAAGTTGTAGTTCAATTTGGAAATCTATTTGGCGGAGAATTTCTTGAGAATGTTGAGCTATCTCCATTGAGACGATTGTTGAAAAATGCGAAAGGAGGTATCGTGTTTTCTGATAAGGTAAAAAAGGAATTAGCTGAACCATTTAAGAATTTAATCTCCCTTTCGAACTTTGAGCGTTTTTTTTCATTTCTACATATCTTGAAAGTGCTCTCGAAAGATGAGTATACCAGTTTGAATTACAACCAGACTCATATTATTAAAGAACCCAGGGAGCGGATTCGGTTTGAAAAAATCCTTAGCTATATAAAAACCCATCACAATGGACGACCTCAACTAGATGAGCTTGCTCAGCTAGTTAATATGCATCCATCTTCTTTATGTAGATTCTTAAAACTGAATTCATCGAAAACGTTTATTGAGCTAGTTAATGACTTTAGAATTCAAAAATCGTGTACATTACTAATAGAAAGCGATTTAACAATAACACAAATTGCCTTTGAGTCGGGCTTTCGTACCCTTTCTTTTTATAACAAAAAATTCAATGAACTCATGAAAATGAGTCCAAGTCAATATAGAAAGTTATACCATGTTTGA
- a CDS encoding 5'(3')-deoxyribonucleotidase, which produces MMKTKKRLIVDMDGVLADIYSQYIKEELQETGNKIDLQDTWGISEVEAFPNSRKHLLMKGFFRNSPVIPGAVEVLEKLGKKFEIFIVSSATQFPNSLGEKYYWLEEHFPFISWQQIVLCGSKRVIQGDIMIDDHFKNLDVFEGRTILFTQPHNFNENGHKHERVNGWSEISNLLL; this is translated from the coding sequence ATGATGAAGACTAAAAAAAGACTAATTGTAGATATGGACGGTGTATTGGCTGATATTTATTCTCAGTATATAAAGGAAGAGTTGCAAGAGACAGGAAACAAGATTGATCTACAGGATACTTGGGGAATATCAGAAGTGGAAGCATTTCCAAATAGTCGAAAACACCTTCTGATGAAAGGTTTTTTTAGAAATTCCCCGGTAATACCAGGAGCAGTCGAGGTATTAGAAAAGTTGGGCAAAAAGTTTGAAATATTTATTGTGTCTTCAGCTACCCAATTCCCAAATAGTCTCGGCGAAAAATATTACTGGCTTGAAGAACATTTTCCTTTCATTTCATGGCAACAAATCGTTTTATGTGGATCAAAAAGAGTTATTCAAGGAGATATAATGATCGATGATCATTTTAAGAATCTAGATGTTTTTGAAGGAAGAACCATTTTATTTACACAACCACATAATTTTAATGAAAATGGACATAAACATGAAAGAGTAAATGGTTGGAGTGAAATCTCTAATCTTCTTCTATAG
- a CDS encoding helix-turn-helix domain-containing protein, translated as MYNFNGKEYPCCSSLTMGVIGGKWKAAIIYYLLDETLRYNELRKKMPTVTERTLSLQLKSLTEDGIIKRKVFYSKPPLKVEYSLTDFGKTLIPLIQLVAEWGALANVKKRF; from the coding sequence ATGTACAATTTTAATGGAAAAGAATATCCTTGTTGTTCTAGTTTAACAATGGGCGTTATTGGTGGGAAGTGGAAAGCAGCTATCATATATTATTTGTTGGACGAAACCTTACGATACAATGAGCTAAGAAAGAAAATGCCAACAGTTACCGAGCGTACGCTAAGTTTACAGTTGAAATCATTAACAGAAGATGGAATAATTAAAAGAAAAGTCTTTTATTCAAAACCCCCACTGAAAGTTGAGTATTCTTTGACTGATTTTGGTAAAACATTAATCCCTTTAATTCAGCTTGTTGCTGAGTGGGGCGCTTTGGCTAATGTAAAGAAACGCTTTTAA
- a CDS encoding DinB family protein has product MRETASKLDGLLNIIKEYIAKSSDSELSFKANSEKWSKKEIIGHLIDSGINNTKRFTAVLIEKEPYRIRPMKQVELVKVNDYQNSEIEELLALLLSINIRIKKLMLLQNTQTLATKIELYTKGNMSDLRYLMEDYVAHFEQHLNQLLKPISA; this is encoded by the coding sequence ATGAGAGAAACAGCAAGCAAATTAGACGGACTTTTGAACATAATAAAGGAGTACATTGCTAAATCCTCTGATTCAGAACTAAGCTTTAAAGCGAATTCTGAAAAATGGTCGAAGAAAGAAATTATTGGCCATTTGATTGATTCGGGAATCAACAATACAAAGCGTTTTACAGCAGTTCTAATTGAAAAAGAGCCGTATAGGATTAGGCCAATGAAACAAGTTGAACTAGTGAAAGTAAATGATTATCAAAATTCTGAAATAGAAGAACTTTTAGCTTTACTATTGTCTATCAATATTCGAATAAAAAAGCTGATGCTTCTGCAAAACACACAAACACTAGCTACAAAAATTGAATTATATACTAAAGGAAATATGTCTGATTTGAGATACTTGATGGAAGATTATGTTGCACACTTTGAACAACACCTAAATCAATTATTGAAGCCAATATCCGCATAA
- a CDS encoding SemiSWEET transporter: MDFGFWIGNIAAFLTTSSFLPQVIMIVRTRDTKAISLPMYVVMVIGISSWLVYGLLYELFPLIICNSITLVLTLTILIFKLKEPSRQNEV; encoded by the coding sequence ATGGATTTTGGGTTTTGGATAGGAAACATTGCTGCATTTTTAACCACCTCGAGTTTTTTGCCACAGGTGATAATGATCGTGAGAACTCGTGATACGAAGGCCATTTCATTGCCCATGTATGTGGTTATGGTAATAGGTATTTCCAGCTGGTTAGTCTATGGCTTACTTTATGAGCTTTTCCCTCTAATTATATGCAATTCGATAACGCTGGTGCTCACTTTGACAATTCTCATTTTCAAGTTAAAGGAACCATCCCGTCAAAATGAAGTATGA
- a CDS encoding DUF6090 family protein, whose protein sequence is MKNINWPDQILNFLGVILGVLLAFYISSVAEDKKEEKELDNILVSFRTELENDLGEYSKGQIPFHTQQAESMAKLLESLQTYNEDSVEEQISVVFEANNYSPQNTTYLSVVSSGKMGLIEDLELRKNLSRYYDVLSSESIERGKNQIDFFMNQIIPWMINHTDLMDVESKDIARDKAFANSILIYQSLIQNKIIQYQEIAHSAEALIQQIEAYQNP, encoded by the coding sequence ATGAAAAATATTAACTGGCCTGACCAGATCCTGAATTTCCTCGGGGTTATCCTTGGAGTCCTTCTAGCCTTTTATATCAGTTCGGTAGCCGAAGACAAAAAAGAGGAAAAGGAACTCGATAATATTCTGGTATCCTTTCGAACTGAACTTGAGAATGACCTGGGTGAGTATTCGAAAGGTCAAATTCCCTTTCATACCCAGCAGGCAGAGTCTATGGCTAAGTTGCTGGAAAGTTTACAGACCTATAATGAAGATAGTGTAGAGGAACAAATATCTGTAGTCTTTGAAGCCAATAACTACAGCCCTCAGAATACTACTTATCTTTCTGTAGTTTCTTCCGGAAAAATGGGACTCATAGAAGACCTTGAGCTTCGGAAAAACCTCAGTCGGTATTATGATGTACTTTCTTCCGAATCCATAGAAAGAGGAAAAAATCAAATAGATTTCTTCATGAATCAAATCATCCCCTGGATGATCAATCATACCGACCTCATGGATGTAGAATCAAAGGATATCGCCCGAGACAAAGCCTTTGCCAATAGCATCCTCATTTACCAAAGTCTCATTCAAAACAAAATAATCCAATACCAGGAAATTGCCCATTCTGCAGAGGCCCTCATTCAGCAAATCGAAGCATATCAAAATCCATAA
- a CDS encoding SMI1/KNR4 family protein produces MDKIDEIKEKLKELKTLDSKYEIFGASHHKYAFNEPMTLDQLDEFETKYQVKLPTDYKRFLNKIGNGGAGPYYGIHPLSRNLGKFNPENKFENLKLAFPHYRKWNWSKKILDRFEKLKGDEDEEIAEFFDTIFWQQYGKEELTSGSLYISEYGCALRYLLIVTGDDIGKIWFDQRADHDGINPVVDNNGKKLDFYSWYLEWLDKSINEIKKQGS; encoded by the coding sequence ATGGATAAAATTGATGAGATAAAAGAAAAACTTAAAGAGCTAAAAACTCTTGATTCCAAGTATGAAATATTTGGAGCCTCTCATCATAAATATGCCTTTAACGAACCAATGACTCTTGATCAACTCGATGAGTTCGAAACAAAATATCAAGTTAAATTACCAACAGATTATAAGCGCTTCCTAAATAAAATTGGTAATGGAGGTGCTGGGCCATATTATGGTATTCATCCGCTCTCAAGGAATTTGGGGAAATTTAATCCTGAAAATAAGTTTGAGAATCTAAAATTAGCGTTTCCTCACTATAGAAAATGGAACTGGAGTAAAAAAATTCTTGATCGGTTTGAAAAACTCAAAGGTGATGAGGACGAGGAAATCGCGGAGTTTTTTGATACAATATTTTGGCAACAATATGGAAAAGAGGAACTTACCTCAGGAAGCTTATATATATCTGAATATGGTTGTGCTTTAAGATACTTGTTGATAGTCACAGGTGATGATATAGGGAAAATATGGTTTGACCAAAGGGCTGATCATGATGGAATTAATCCTGTTGTGGATAACAATGGAAAAAAACTAGATTTCTATAGTTGGTACCTAGAATGGCTTGATAAATCAATAAATGAAATAAAGAAACAAGGAAGCTAA
- a CDS encoding DinB family protein codes for MDKLKNQESRRAFFQKSTLLAGGLLGSQMISLADTREVPAEEGIYIIGPKKGYSPQIGTLLSTMVMMRTWIVQGVQNLTQEQLDFQIDEESNSIGAMLMHLAATERYYQLNTFEGMSWGSWDKEIKKEWDPAMNLGAGARNKIKGQDIRFYLDKLKEVRDITKAEFAKRDDDWLMQSEPFFENKPTNNYCKWFHVCEHESNHNGQIKFIKKRMPK; via the coding sequence ATGGACAAACTCAAAAATCAGGAAAGCAGAAGGGCTTTCTTTCAGAAATCTACTTTATTGGCCGGTGGACTACTCGGCAGTCAAATGATCAGCCTGGCAGACACAAGGGAAGTTCCTGCTGAAGAAGGCATTTATATCATAGGTCCAAAAAAAGGCTACTCTCCTCAAATTGGCACCTTGCTTTCTACCATGGTCATGATGCGGACCTGGATTGTCCAGGGGGTTCAGAACCTGACACAGGAACAGCTCGATTTTCAGATAGACGAAGAATCCAATTCCATCGGCGCGATGTTGATGCATCTGGCTGCTACCGAGCGCTACTACCAACTCAATACCTTTGAAGGTATGTCCTGGGGAAGTTGGGACAAAGAGATCAAAAAAGAATGGGATCCAGCCATGAATTTAGGTGCAGGTGCGCGGAATAAAATCAAAGGCCAGGACATCCGTTTTTACCTGGACAAATTGAAGGAAGTTAGGGACATCACCAAAGCAGAATTTGCCAAAAGAGACGATGATTGGCTGATGCAATCGGAGCCTTTCTTTGAAAATAAACCTACCAATAATTACTGCAAATGGTTCCATGTTTGCGAGCATGAATCCAATCACAATGGCCAGATAAAGTTTATCAAAAAGCGCATGCCGAAATAA
- a CDS encoding SUMF1/EgtB/PvdO family nonheme iron enzyme, which yields MRTIKLLSSLLLAFSCYAVSASGLTIENVRSVNRDDVLSSPMSVIFDIRWDNAWNNAKNHDAVWVFLKYNTPYNNHVKILPTGHQLLKNRSPQSGNPTLEVADDGMGFFIIPPTACRGSLNYKLQVLLDTTGRNIGFRQLNDLKVHGIEMVYIPQGPFTLGSPDEAAITRASLYKSDANGEADGLYQITSEAEIQVGPQKGNLYYWSETDLYNGDQKGPIPAEFPKGFEAFYIMKYELNQGQYAAFLNSLPSGWTFDRSPIGGKDYYTNRGSIRLKEGKYVAESPNRPMNYVSFSDGLAFTDWAALRPITELEYTKASRGPRKPIEAEFVWGTNTYADLERYVSPDLELGWANGVDESQLHDNNLPVYGASYYWVMDLSGSVWEKVITLGNPIGRAFTGTHGDGKLNFGEATNEDWPKSDNEVGGFGYRGGGYYQIGTSYSDFNPHSPIGYRYYGAWSGGPRSIAYGYRAGRSADR from the coding sequence ATGCGAACAATAAAACTCCTATCAAGCCTCCTGCTTGCGTTTAGCTGCTACGCGGTCTCGGCAAGTGGACTCACCATAGAAAATGTTAGATCAGTCAATCGAGACGATGTCTTGTCCAGCCCCATGAGTGTCATTTTCGACATTCGCTGGGACAATGCCTGGAACAATGCCAAAAATCACGATGCTGTCTGGGTCTTCCTGAAATACAATACGCCCTATAACAATCATGTGAAAATTTTACCGACGGGGCATCAATTATTAAAAAATAGATCTCCTCAATCCGGAAATCCTACCCTGGAGGTAGCTGATGACGGGATGGGCTTTTTTATCATTCCTCCCACGGCTTGCAGAGGGAGTTTGAACTACAAACTTCAGGTTTTATTAGATACAACAGGTCGGAACATTGGCTTTCGTCAACTCAACGATTTGAAAGTACATGGAATAGAGATGGTTTATATTCCGCAAGGGCCCTTTACACTCGGCAGTCCGGATGAAGCAGCTATTACACGGGCCAGTTTATACAAAAGCGATGCGAATGGTGAAGCTGATGGGCTTTACCAAATTACTTCTGAAGCAGAGATTCAAGTCGGTCCTCAAAAAGGGAATCTCTACTACTGGTCTGAAACCGATCTCTACAATGGGGATCAAAAGGGGCCTATACCCGCAGAATTTCCCAAGGGCTTTGAGGCTTTTTACATCATGAAATACGAATTGAATCAAGGGCAATATGCTGCCTTCCTCAATAGTCTGCCTAGCGGATGGACTTTTGATCGTTCGCCCATCGGTGGAAAGGACTACTATACAAATAGAGGGAGCATAAGATTGAAGGAAGGAAAATATGTAGCTGAAAGCCCGAATCGTCCGATGAATTATGTGAGTTTTAGCGATGGCCTGGCCTTCACCGATTGGGCGGCTTTGCGTCCTATCACCGAATTGGAATATACCAAAGCCAGTCGGGGTCCTCGCAAACCCATAGAGGCAGAATTTGTCTGGGGAACAAATACCTATGCAGATCTGGAAAGATATGTTTCCCCGGATTTGGAACTGGGATGGGCAAATGGAGTAGATGAATCTCAATTACATGACAATAATCTTCCTGTATATGGAGCCAGTTACTATTGGGTGATGGATTTGAGTGGAAGTGTATGGGAAAAGGTTATCACGCTTGGGAATCCCATAGGTAGAGCCTTTACAGGTACTCATGGAGATGGCAAACTCAACTTTGGAGAAGCCACCAATGAGGATTGGCCCAAAAGCGATAATGAAGTCGGGGGCTTTGGATATAGAGGAGGAGGCTATTACCAGATCGGAACCAGTTATTCTGATTTCAATCCCCACTCCCCTATTGGGTATCGCTATTATGGGGCCTGGTCCGGTGGGCCCAGAAGTATTGCCTATGGATATCGGGCGGGAAGAAGCGCGGATCGGTAG
- a CDS encoding amino acid racemase — translation MRTLGLIGGTSWHSTIEYYRYINQKVNDYFEDNTNPPLIVYTLNQSLIHQLQRENNWEGIAELLIEAARSLEKAGVDMLMFCANTPHKVYHLVEQAIDTPILHIADATAESLKSKNIKKACFLGTKYSMVENFITKRITTNNIEVITPNKDNIIHELHRIIQEELTYGNIIPQSKDYVISIIQSFVKIGAEGVILGCTEFPLMIKETDLQIPIFNTTEIHANAGANFILKDLKKIKTGYNKA, via the coding sequence ATGAGAACACTCGGTTTAATAGGGGGAACATCATGGCATTCAACAATTGAGTATTATAGATACATTAATCAAAAAGTAAATGATTATTTTGAAGATAACACCAATCCTCCTTTAATAGTGTATACTTTAAATCAATCTTTAATACATCAATTACAAAGAGAAAACAATTGGGAAGGGATAGCTGAGTTACTCATTGAAGCCGCAAGAAGTCTTGAAAAAGCTGGTGTAGATATGCTAATGTTTTGTGCTAACACACCTCACAAAGTTTATCATCTTGTCGAACAAGCAATTGATACTCCAATACTACACATAGCAGATGCAACTGCTGAATCTCTTAAATCAAAAAATATTAAAAAGGCTTGTTTTTTGGGAACTAAATATTCTATGGTTGAGAACTTTATTACAAAAAGAATAACAACAAATAATATTGAGGTAATTACTCCAAACAAGGATAATATCATACATGAATTACATCGAATAATTCAAGAAGAATTGACATATGGAAATATCATCCCTCAATCTAAAGATTATGTAATTAGCATTATTCAATCATTTGTCAAGATTGGCGCAGAAGGTGTCATATTAGGATGTACAGAATTTCCATTAATGATAAAAGAAACTGATTTGCAAATCCCGATTTTCAATACAACAGAGATACATGCAAATGCAGGAGCAAATTTTATTTTAAAAGATTTAAAAAAAATAAAAACAGGCTACAACAAAGCATAA